In the genome of Nitratireductor sp. GISD-1A_MAKvit, the window CGACTTGTCCCGTTCGGATTTTCCCGACGATTTCGTATTCGGGGCAGCCACGTCGAGCTATCAGATTGAAGGCAGCCGGTTTGGCGGCTGCGGCACGTCGCATTGGGATACCTTTGCAGCAACACCGGGCAACACCGTGCGCAGCGAAGGGGGCGCGCTTGCCTGCGATCACTATCACCGTTGGGAAAGTGATCTCGATCTTGTGCGTGATGCCGGCTTCGACTGCTACCGGTTTTCGACCTCCTGGTCGCGTGTTCTGCCGGAGGGGCGCGGGCCGGCCAACGCCGAAGGGCTCGATTTTTATGATCGTCTCGTCGATGGCATGCTTGCCCGTGGACTCAAACCCCATGCTACGCTCTACCACTGGGATCTGCCCGTGCCGCTGGCCGATCTCGGCGGTTGGCGAAACCGGGACATTGCGGGGTGGTTTGCCGATTACGCCGAAGTGGTGATGAAGCGCATCGGCGACCGTGTTGCAACGGCTGCCACGATCAACGAACCGTGGTGCGTGGCCTGGCTCAGCCATTTCATGGGCGAGCATGCACCGGGCATGCGCGACATTCGCGCCGCCGCACGCGCCATGCATCATGTGCTTTTGGCTCATGGGCGGGCGACGCAGGCAATGCGGGCGCTTGGAATGGACAATCTGGGGCTGGTCGCCAATTTCGAATACGCGCAGGCTGCCGATGACAGCGCCGCGGCAAAGGCCGCTGCACGCCTTTATGATGGAATCTATAATCGCTGGTTCCTCGGTGGGGTCTTCAAGCGAGCCTATCCGGAAGATGTTCTGGAGGGGCTAGGCCCTCACATGCCGGAAGATTTCGAGAACGATTTTGACATTATCGGAACGACGGTCGACTGGCTCGGCATCAACTATTATACACGCAAGCTGATAGCCTCTGACGGGTCCACTCAATTTCCGGCGCTGAAGGAGGTGGAGGGGCCACTCCCCAAGACACAGATGGGGTGGGAGATCTATCCGGAGGGACTGCACCACTTCATCACCTGGGTCCAGAAAAACTATACGGGTGAACTTCCCATCTATGTGACCGAGAATGGCATGGCATCACACGATGAGGCTGCAGGTGGAGCTGTTTACGACCCGGCGAGGATCGATTTCCTCAACCGTCACCTTCACGCGGTGCGACATGCAATTGCAGAAGGCGCACCCGTAAAGGGCTATATCGTGTGGTCGCTTCTCGACAATTACGAGTGGGCCTTTGGCTATGAAAAGCGCTTCGGCCTGGTGCATGTGGATTTTGAAACGCTGGAGCGCACGCCCAAGACCTCCTGGCATGCACTCCAGCGCGCGTTGAGACGCTGAAGCGAATTAGACGGAGCGCGTTGCGCCGCCGTCGATCCGTATCTTCGTTCCGGTGACGTAGGAGGCCCGCTCGGAGGCAAGGAAAACCGCCATGTTGGCAAATTCCTCAGGCTCGCCATAGCGTCCCATCGGGATGGTGCCGGCGGCAGCGGCGGAAACTTCTTCCACCGGTTTGCCGGAGCGGTCTGCTGCGGCGGTGTCCAGTTCGACCACGCGCTGGGTGTGAATGCGGCCCGGCATCAGTATGTTGACGGTTACCCCGTCCCGGGCGACTTCCGTGGCCAGTGTCTTCGACCATCCCACGATCGCAGAGCGGATGCCGTTGGAGAGTGCCAAAACCGGGATGGGCTGCTCCACGCCTGACGACGTCACGGTGAGGATGCGACCCCATTTGCGCTCGCGCATGGCGGGCAGAAGACGACCGGTCAGATGGAAGATGTTGGCAGCCATTGTCTCGAAATTCGAGATCCAGTCATCGCGTCTGGCATCGACTGCGGTGGAAGGAGGCGGGGCCGCCGGTGTTGTTCACGAGGATGTCGACGCCGCCATCGGCCAGGAGCTGCTCAGCGAGGTCATCAATGGCAGCCTGGTTCGACAGGTCGAGCCCGTAAGCCTCGACCGGACCGGCATCCGCCGGCAGTTCCCTGGCCCACGCTTCGATCCTGTCCTTGCTGCGTGCGGCTGCAATCACGGTCGCGCCTTCCTTCGCCAGCCCCTGGGCGATGGCGGCGCCAAGGCCACGACTTGCGCCAAGCACAAGGGCGCGCTTGTTTTTCAATCCTAGGTCCATCGACAAATTCCCGGGTTGTTGCACTGCATTCGCAGCGTGTTCAAAACACGCACGCAGTGATGAATGATGGGTTTTCTCACCTATGATGAGACCGTGCGATTGGGCACGATTCAGAACAGGATTGCAAGTCTCGAGGGGACGCTGTACAGCGATCCACCGCTCGACGCAGGGCCTTCAAATCTTGGTAACGGTCCGTCTCCGAATGTTACGACTTCTGCCGAAACTAAACCGCAATTGATGCGTTCAAAGCGCGTGGTTTCATCCTGAGTTTCATTGCATACGAGTTCCTTATATGGATCGACGATCTTTTCTTTTTTCCTGCCTCTCAGCAGCGCTGTTAGGCTCTTCAAGCCTGACCACGCATGCAACCCCAGCGCGATCCGAAGGTCTTGTTCCGCAAGGCCTTGAGCCGAAGCCTGAAGCACAGGCATTTTCGTTTGAAGCGCTCACGGAAGCGATGAAGACGAAGGCCTCCGAGCCTTTCTCGAAGGTTGAATATGAACTGCCCGAACAAATCGCAGGGCTGACCTATGACCAGCATCGGGCGATTCGATTTCGCCCCGACAACGCCTTGTGGCAGGGCGAGGCGCCGTTCGAATTGCAGGCCTTTCACATGGGCTGGCTCTTCAAGGAGCCGGTGCGTCTTTATTCCGTCGAGGATGAGCGGGCCGCTCCGATCATCTTTACCGGTCGCGATTTCGAGTATCGCAAGCCGCTTGATCCGGCGCGGTTTGAGGATCTGGTCATGGAGGGCGAGGCCGGTTTTCGTCTGCACTATCCGCTGAACGCGCCCGACGTGATGGACGAGCTCGTGTCCTTTCTCGGAGCGAGTTACTTTCGCGCTCTCGGCCGGGACACGCTCTATGGACTTTCTGCGCGGGGGCTGGCCATCGATACGGCCACCGCAGATGGGGAGGAATTCCCGCGTTTCACTGAATTTTACATCGAGAAACCGACCCGGAGAAGCAAGGAAGTCACCGTTTATGCCGCGCTCGACAGCGAAAGCGTGACCGGAGCTTACCGCTTTGTGATCACGCCCGGCCGCAACACGGTGATGACCGTTACCGCGCGTCTTTTTGCCCGGAAGAACATCGGCCGCCTCGGTGTTGCGCCGATGACCTCGATGTTCCTTTTTGCTGAAAACAACGACAGCGTCTTTGATGACTACCGCGGACAGGTGCATGACAGTGACGGGCTGAAAATCGTGCGCAAGAATGGCGATGAACTTTGGCGCAATCTGAACAATCCTTCCGAATTGGCGACATCGTTCTTTTCCGAGGAAAGCCCGCAGGCCTTTGGCCTTTATCAGCGTGACCGCAGCTTTGCACATTTTCAGGATGCCGGCGCTCACTACGAACGCCGGCCGTCGCTGCTGGTGGAACCGCTTGAAGAGTGGGGACGGGGCAACATCACGCTTGTCGAGATTCCCACCGATCTCGAGGTCAATGACAACATCGTCGCGTTCTGGGTTCCCGAGCGGAACGTGAAGGCTGGTGACGCCCTTGAGTTTAACTATCGCCTGACCTGGGGCGCCATCGAGGAATCCACCAGCCGGGTTGCACGTGTCATGGCGCTGCGAACCGGTGAGGGGGGTGTCTCGGGCGTGAAGAACGACGCCGGGCTCCGCAAGTTTGTCGTCGACTTCGATGGGGCGGTTCTTCGGAACCTTCCCGATGACTCGAACATTGAAGCGGTCGTGAACGTCAGTCGGGGCGAGATCGCGCATTCGGCGGTTTCGCGCATCGACGGCAATGGAATGTGGCGCCTTGTGATTGACCTGAAACCAGTCG includes:
- a CDS encoding GH1 family beta-glucosidase, which translates into the protein MSVHYRQAMELDLSRSDFPDDFVFGAATSSYQIEGSRFGGCGTSHWDTFAATPGNTVRSEGGALACDHYHRWESDLDLVRDAGFDCYRFSTSWSRVLPEGRGPANAEGLDFYDRLVDGMLARGLKPHATLYHWDLPVPLADLGGWRNRDIAGWFADYAEVVMKRIGDRVATAATINEPWCVAWLSHFMGEHAPGMRDIRAAARAMHHVLLAHGRATQAMRALGMDNLGLVANFEYAQAADDSAAAKAAARLYDGIYNRWFLGGVFKRAYPEDVLEGLGPHMPEDFENDFDIIGTTVDWLGINYYTRKLIASDGSTQFPALKEVEGPLPKTQMGWEIYPEGLHHFITWVQKNYTGELPIYVTENGMASHDEAAGGAVYDPARIDFLNRHLHAVRHAIAEGAPVKGYIVWSLLDNYEWAFGYEKRFGLVHVDFETLERTPKTSWHALQRALRR
- a CDS encoding glucan biosynthesis protein — encoded protein: MKTKASEPFSKVEYELPEQIAGLTYDQHRAIRFRPDNALWQGEAPFELQAFHMGWLFKEPVRLYSVEDERAAPIIFTGRDFEYRKPLDPARFEDLVMEGEAGFRLHYPLNAPDVMDELVSFLGASYFRALGRDTLYGLSARGLAIDTATADGEEFPRFTEFYIEKPTRRSKEVTVYAALDSESVTGAYRFVITPGRNTVMTVTARLFARKNIGRLGVAPMTSMFLFAENNDSVFDDYRGQVHDSDGLKIVRKNGDELWRNLNNPSELATSFFSEESPQAFGLYQRDRSFAHFQDAGAHYERRPSLLVEPLEEWGRGNITLVEIPTDLEVNDNIVAFWVPERNVKAGDALEFNYRLTWGAIEESTSRVARVMALRTGEGGVSGVKNDAGLRKFVVDFDGAVLRNLPDDSNIEAVVNVSRGEIAHSAVSRIDGNGMWRLVIDLKPVGGGPGRDEWIPQA